CTTTGCGGATACCACTTACGAAGTGATCCGCGACCAGGAATTGCATTACGAAAACGTGCTTTTCATCGTTTTCAAACTGGTCGGTTTCTATGTTAATGTGGAATATAACACGAATGACGGGCGCATCGACCTTGTCTTGCAGACTGATAAGTTCATCTATATAATGGAATTTAAACTGAACGGTACGGCGGAAGATGCTTTGCAGCAGATTAACGACAAGCATTACGCCCTTCCTTTCGAAATGGACGGACGAAAACTCTTTAAAATCGGCGTAAACTTCAGTGCGGAAACCCGTAATATCGAGAAATGGATAGTGGAAGAAAAATAGATAGTATAAAGTACCATATCTTTTGTTAGCATTTAATGACATGTGCGGAATATTAACTGCTTTGTATTTCTTGTGTCGGAAATAAAAGTTCACCGCCTACTTTCATAATTCGGAAAAAAGTGCGAAATTTGCAACGCTTTTCAAGTTTGACAAGAAACTTACTAACACCTTTAAATAAAAAATTAAAGAAAATGACTAAAAGTGCATTGCAAATCGCAAGGGCTGCTTATCAGCCCAAACTTCCGAAAGCATTGGCATCAGGAGCCGTTAAAGCTGTAGCGGGTGCTGCTACACAGTCCGTTGCCGATCAGGAAGCTATCAAAGCATTATTCCCTAACACGTACGGAATGCCGTTAATTACATTCGAAGCCGGTGAAGCTGTTGCTCTTCCTGCTATGAATGTGGGTGTAATCCTTTCAGGCGGACAAGCTCCCGGTGGACACAATGTAATCTCCGGTTTGTTCGACGGTATCAAGAAACTGAATCCGGAAAACAAATTATTTGGTTTCATCCTGGGTCCTGGCGGTCTGGTAGACCATAACTATATGGAACTGACTGCTGACATCATCGACGAATATCGTAATACAGGCGGTTTCGACATCATCGGTTCGGGACGTACGAAACTGGAAGCTGAAAGCCAATTCGAAAAAGGTCTTGAAATCATCAAGGAACTGGGCATCAAGGCATTGGTTATCATTGGTGGTGATGACTCCAACACAAATGCTTGTGTATTGGCTGAATACTATGCTGCCAAGAAGTATGGTGTACAGGTAATCGGTTGCCCGAAGACTATCGACGGTGACTTGAAGAACGATATGATTGAAACTTCTTTCGGTTTCGATACAGCTTGTAAGACTTACGCAGAAGTAATCGGTAACATCCAACGTGACTGTAACTCTGCACGCAAATACTGGCACTTCATCAAATTGATGGGTCGTTCGGCTTCTCACATCGCTCTGGAATGTGCTTTGCAGGTACAGCCTAACGTTTGTATCATCTCTGAAGAAGTGGAAACAAAAGATATGTCTTTGGATGATGTAGTAACATACATCGCTAAAGTGGTAGCAGACCGTGCCGCACAGGGACACAACTTCGGTACAGTGTTGATTCCTGAAGGATTGGTAGAATTCATCCCGGCTATGAAACGCCTGATTGCTGAATTGAATGACTTCCTGGCTGCTAACGCGGAAGAATTCGCTCAAATCAAGAAGTCTCACCAACGTGATTATATCATCCGCAAACTTTCTCCGGAAAACTCTGCTATCTATGCAAGTCTGCCGGAAGGTGTTGCCCGTCAGTTGACGTTGGATCGTGACCCGCACGGAAACGTACAGGTATCACTGATTGAAACTGAAAAACTGTTGTCTGAAATGGTAGCTACCAAGTTGGCTACATGGAAAGAAGAAGGCAAGTATGTAGGTAAGTTTGCTGCACAGCACCACTTCTTCGGTTACGAAGGACGTTGCGCTGCTCCGTCAAACTTCGATGCTGACTACTGCTACTCTTTGGGTTACACAGCTTCTATGTTGATTGCTAACGGCAAGACTGGTTATATGTCTTCTGTACGCAACACAACTGCTCCTGCTGCCGAATGGATTGCAGGTGGTGTGCCTATCACAATGATGATGAACATGGAACGTCGCCACGGTGAAATGAAACCCGTTATCCAGAAAGCATTGGTGAAACTGGACGGTGCTCCTTTCAAGGCATTCGCTGCACAACGTGACCGTTGGGCTGTTGAAACGGATTATGTATATCCGGGTCCGATTCAGTACTTTGGTCCTACAGAAGTTTGCGACCAGGCAACCAAGACTTTGCAGCTGGAACAAGCTAAATAAATATACTTCAGAGCGGTTGTGATACCACAGTTGCAATGAAAGTTTTTTCAGGCACGGATTACGCGGATTAACACGGTTTTTAGTTATCCTATTTCTTATAAACCGTGTATTCCGTGTAATCCGTGCCTATCTCTAAATATTTATCATTTGAAGTAAATGCCGCCACGCAACAACCCGATGTCTGCCGTACAGAAGAAAAAAACTGTTTCCACTACCCGAAAGAAAGGAACGGCTTCTTCTTCCAAATCTCCCCGTACCCCGAAAAAGGTACAGGCGAAGCATAGTCATATTATGCCTGTTTGGCTTCGCAATATCCTGGCAGTGATGATTGTCGGTTGTTTCTCCATTGCTTTTTATTATTTCTTTATCCGTCCTTATGCTTACCGTTGGAAACCTTGTCACGGCTTAAAAGAATATGGCGTCTGTATTCCGGCAGGATATGATATTCACGGAATTGATATTTCCCATTATCAAGGAAAAATAGACTGGCCGAAACTCCGGCAGAACAAAGAAACGGTGACTCCTTTGCACTTCATCTTTATGAAGGCCACGGAAGGCGGGGACCATGGCGATACTACTTTCTCGGCTAACTTTGCCAATGCCCGTAATCACGGATTTATCCGGGGTGCCTATCATTTTTATATTCCGAGTACGGACGCTTTGAAACAAGCCGACTTTTTTATCCGTACTGTAAAGTTGGATACCGGCGATTTACCCCCTGTACTTGATGTGGAAGTGACCGGACGAAAAGAAAAAACAGAATTGCAGCAAGGCATCAAACGCTGGCTCGACCGTGTGGAATCTCATTACGGGGTGAAGCCGATTCTTTATACCTCCTATAAATTTAAGACACGTTATCTGGACGATTCCATTTTCAACGCATATCCTTACTGGATTGCCCATTACTATGTTGACTCCGTGAGGTATCAGGGCAAATGGGACTTCTGGCAACATACGGATGTAGGAAATGTGCCCGGAATCAAGGAAGACGTAGACCTGAATGTATTTAACGGCACATTGGAAGACCTGAGAAAGCTGACAATTAAATAACAGGTATTTCCTTTCCAAACAACTTATCTCTTCTCTTATTTGTTATAATCGTATTATTACTTAAAAAAAATACGATTATGAACTTTGATATAGCTATTATTGGCGGCGGCCCTGCCGGTTATACAGCCGCCGAAAGGGCAGGGGCAAACGGATTGAAAGCCGTTCTTTTCGAGAAGAAAGCAATAGGTGGAGTATGTCTCAACGAAGGATGTATCCCTACTAAAACTTTGTTATATTCTGCTAAAATACTGGATAGCATAAAGACTGCTTCCAAATATGGCGTTTCCGCCGAATCTCCTTCTTTCGATTTATCCAAAATCATGAACCGTAAAGATAAGACAGTGAAAATGCTGACAGGGGGTGTGAAGATGACTGTAAACTCTTATGGGGTGACAATCGTAGAGAAAGAAGCATTCATAGAAGGAGAGAAAGACGGATTGATTCGCATCACTTGTGACGGCGAGACTTACTTCGCCAGATATCTGCTGGTCTGTACAGGTTCAGATACGGTGATTCCCCCGATACCGGGATTGTCGGATGTCAGTTACTGG
The DNA window shown above is from Bacteroides faecium and carries:
- a CDS encoding diphosphate--fructose-6-phosphate 1-phosphotransferase, with the protein product MTKSALQIARAAYQPKLPKALASGAVKAVAGAATQSVADQEAIKALFPNTYGMPLITFEAGEAVALPAMNVGVILSGGQAPGGHNVISGLFDGIKKLNPENKLFGFILGPGGLVDHNYMELTADIIDEYRNTGGFDIIGSGRTKLEAESQFEKGLEIIKELGIKALVIIGGDDSNTNACVLAEYYAAKKYGVQVIGCPKTIDGDLKNDMIETSFGFDTACKTYAEVIGNIQRDCNSARKYWHFIKLMGRSASHIALECALQVQPNVCIISEEVETKDMSLDDVVTYIAKVVADRAAQGHNFGTVLIPEGLVEFIPAMKRLIAELNDFLAANAEEFAQIKKSHQRDYIIRKLSPENSAIYASLPEGVARQLTLDRDPHGNVQVSLIETEKLLSEMVATKLATWKEEGKYVGKFAAQHHFFGYEGRCAAPSNFDADYCYSLGYTASMLIANGKTGYMSSVRNTTAPAAEWIAGGVPITMMMNMERRHGEMKPVIQKALVKLDGAPFKAFAAQRDRWAVETDYVYPGPIQYFGPTEVCDQATKTLQLEQAK
- a CDS encoding glycoside hydrolase family 25 protein, translated to MPPRNNPMSAVQKKKTVSTTRKKGTASSSKSPRTPKKVQAKHSHIMPVWLRNILAVMIVGCFSIAFYYFFIRPYAYRWKPCHGLKEYGVCIPAGYDIHGIDISHYQGKIDWPKLRQNKETVTPLHFIFMKATEGGDHGDTTFSANFANARNHGFIRGAYHFYIPSTDALKQADFFIRTVKLDTGDLPPVLDVEVTGRKEKTELQQGIKRWLDRVESHYGVKPILYTSYKFKTRYLDDSIFNAYPYWIAHYYVDSVRYQGKWDFWQHTDVGNVPGIKEDVDLNVFNGTLEDLRKLTIK